In a genomic window of bacterium:
- a CDS encoding FxLYD domain-containing protein encodes MHTAFRRFYKQIIIATIFLIVVLGVSFWVWRVTRPQPTCSDGIKNQNEQDIDCGGICALACMKEPMYGAVSLLRTQFFKVSESAYDVIGEVENKNIDFGSPSFGYEFALLDAEGEVLASRKGTSYILPREKKRIGEQRLETSKPVASVRLTMFDEVWIEVNEFASANLYVRNKEFSPVFERSSPAGYKASGVVVNQTGFDFGQVDIVVVLKDDSGKELAIGVTEMRTLKNGDQRFFEVRWPYPLSDVSRFDVDAYTNLLANENFLVRYGKNRERFQEEVPVPSKGIRF; translated from the coding sequence ATGCATACGGCATTTCGCCGCTTCTATAAACAGATCATCATTGCCACTATATTTCTTATAGTGGTGCTGGGAGTTTCTTTTTGGGTATGGCGTGTTACGCGTCCCCAGCCGACCTGTTCTGACGGGATCAAAAATCAAAACGAACAAGACATTGACTGCGGAGGCATATGTGCGCTTGCATGCATGAAAGAGCCGATGTATGGGGCGGTGAGTTTGTTGCGGACGCAATTTTTTAAAGTTTCAGAATCCGCATACGACGTTATCGGAGAGGTGGAAAACAAAAACATTGATTTCGGCTCGCCATCGTTTGGATACGAATTTGCTTTGCTTGATGCGGAAGGAGAAGTGCTTGCATCGCGGAAAGGCACATCATACATTTTACCACGGGAGAAAAAGCGCATCGGAGAACAGCGTCTGGAAACTTCAAAGCCGGTTGCTTCCGTAAGGCTTACGATGTTTGATGAAGTATGGATCGAGGTGAACGAATTTGCCAGTGCCAATCTTTACGTCCGCAATAAAGAGTTTTCTCCGGTTTTCGAGAGATCGTCGCCCGCGGGCTATAAGGCCTCCGGCGTTGTGGTCAATCAGACCGGCTTTGATTTCGGGCAAGTTGATATTGTTGTGGTGCTTAAGGACGACTCCGGTAAGGAACTTGCTATTGGAGTTACCGAAATGCGAACGCTCAAAAATGGCGATCAGCGTTTTTTTGAGGTTCGTTGGCCATATCCCTTGAGTGATGTGAGCCGCTTTGACGTGGATGCATATACAAATCTTCTTGCAAACGAGAATTTCCTTGTTCGTTACGGGAAAAACCGGGAAAGGTTTCAGGAAGAAGTGCCGGTGCCTTCAAAAGGAATACGTTTCTAA